Proteins found in one Kwoniella shivajii chromosome 4, complete sequence genomic segment:
- a CDS encoding aspartate-semialdehyde dehydrogenase: protein MSAGDRKEIKVGILGATGTVGQRFIQLLSSHPYFKIHALGASSRSAGQQYGKITKWKLNTPIPENIKSMIVQECKPTSGGFSECGVVFSGLDADVAGEIEEAFRSAELIIFSNSKNYRRDPLCPLIVPLVNPSHLSIIPHQKKSLGLEKGYIVTNANCSTTGLVVPLAALEKAFGPLETVMVTTLQAISGAGYPGVSSLDILDNVVPHISGEEEKIEWETNKILGGLNSNNESFNLHSDEKENLKPINVSATTTRVPVIDGHTGVVNVKFNSSRPKPSIEEIEKAFREFKCEAQELNVPSAPEQAIVVHDLPDRPQPRLDRDLHNGACVSVGRIRPCPVFDVKFVCLIDNVRLGAATSSIMNAEIAVEKGLIV from the exons ATGTCAGCAGgagatagaaaagaaatcaaagtcgGTATCTTAGGTGCTACAGGTACCGTTGgacaaag ATTTATCCAACTCCTATCATCTCACCCATACTTCAAGATCCACGCTTTGGGAGCATCATCCAGATCAGCAGGTCAACAATATGGTAAAATCACCAAATGGAAATTGAACACTCCCATACCGGAAAATATCAAATCTATGATAGTGCAAGAATGTAAACCTACTTCAGGAGGTTTCAGTGAATGTGGTGTTGTTTTCAGTGGTTTAGATGCTGATGTTGCTGGTGAAATTG AGGAGGCATTTCGATCTGCTGaactcatcatcttctccaactcTAAAAACTATAGAAGAGATCCATTATGTCCCTTAATAGTCCCACTTGTCAATCCATCACATCTATCTATCATTCCTCACCAGAAGAAGTCACTTGGGCTTGAAAAAGGTTATATAGTCACCAACGCCAATTGTTCCACGACCGGATTAGTCGTTCCTCTCGCTGCATTGGAGAAAGCTTTCGGTCCATTAGAAACAGTAATGGTCACCACATTACAAGCTATCTCAGGTGCAGGTTATCCAGGTGTATCATCTTTGGATATATTAGATAATGTCGTTCCTCatatatcaggtgaagaagaaaaaatcGAATGGGAGACAAATAAGATCTTAGGTGGATTAAACTCAAACAACGAATCATTCAATTTACATTCTgacgaaaaagaaaatctAAAACCTATAAACGTTTCCGCTACTACAACAAGAGTACCTGTTATAGATGGACACACAGGTGTCGTCAACGTCAAGTTCAATTCTAGTCGACCTAAACCCAGCatcgaagaaatcgaaaaagcTTTTAGAGAATTTAAATGTGAGGCACAAGAATTAAATGTACCTTCAGCACCTGAACAAGCTATTGTCGTACATGATTTACCTGATAGACCTCAACCTAGATTAGATAGAGATTTACATAATGGTGCATGTGTCTCTGTTGGAAGAATTAGACCATGTCCTGTCTTTGACGTCAAATTCGTTTGTCTCATTGATAATGTCAGATTAGGTGCCGCTACAAGTAGTATTATGAATGCCGAGATAGCTGTGGAGAAGGGGTTGATCGTTTAG